ACACCTCCCGCTCTGGTTGTCGTCATCGGAGCACGCCCGGGGGCGTTTCCGGCGATCTTAACGAATAGGACCGTGCAAACCTTGTCTGAGAGTGTGTTCCGGCGCCCGCCTATCCGGCTGCTGCTGATCGCCGCGGTTGTGTTCCTGCTTGGTTCGCTCCTGCCACCACTGGTGATCACCCAGCTGAAACCCCTGCCCCTGGATCTGCAGGAGAGCTTCACCACCCGTCCGGCGGACACGGTCATGCTCGCTCCCTCCGCCGTCGATTCCGGTGCGGTTCCGGATCAGAACCGGGAACGCCCGGAATGCCGCGACGGCTCCTTCCCCGACGTGCCCTACTCCTGCCTCGTGATGGAGACCACCACCCACCGGGATCTGCGGGTGCACACCGGTGAGTCAGAGGAACCCGGCGACATCAACGTCGAGGCCACGACCAGGCTGCTGGCCGGAGAGTCCGTGGTCCTCGAGCTGAGGGACTCGCTGCGCCTGGACCGCAGCTCGACCTACCCCGTCGCGGATCCCGTCAGCCGGGTGGAGACGTCCGTGCCGGGTCTGGCCGACGGCACGAGCACCGGCCCCTTCGTCCGGGAGGGACTGCAGTACTTCTTCCCCTTCCCTCCCGAGCCCCGTTCCTACCCGCGCTACGACATGATCGCCGAGCAACCCCTCCTGCTGGACTATGTCGGTGAGGTCGATCGCAACGGCCTGGAGACCTTCGAGTTCCACCACACCTTCACCGCCTTCCCCCTGAGCGACCCCGATGACAACCGGCCGCGACCGGAGGCACCGGAAGCTGGTGTCCTCGACTCCCTCCGGGCCTGGGGCACGGGTTCGCCCTGGTACGCCATCGACCGCACGGTGTGGGTGGAGCCGAAGTCCGGCACGATCGTGGACACCGCGGAGCGGATCCACGTCTACTTCGCCGTCGACCGCGCCCAGGCGGAGGAACGCGCCTTCGACCCCTCGCCGGAGTTCACCCTCCTCCACACCTCCTCCACCTGGGACGATGAGACGCTCGCCCGGCAGCACGACAAAGCCGCCGAGGTGGTGTCGACGCTGCGCGTGCTGCAGATCTTCGCCGTCGTCCTCAAGGCCATCGCCCTGGTGGCCGTGATCTGGGCGGTGGTGCTTCTGCTCCGGGAACGTCGGGGGCAGGCATCCTGAGCAGGGTGAGGTGGTCGCCCCTGTGGGCGGGTGTGCTCATCGTCGCCCTGCTGTGGCCGCTCGCCCTGCCCGGCCAGCTGGCGCTGCGCGACATGCTGGTCCTCGATTCCCCGGCGCTGTCCCCCGGCGCGCTGGGGACCGGAGATCTGCCGGCCCGCAACGCCCCGCAGGACGGGCTGCTGGCGCTGCTCGGGACTGTCCTGCCGGCCTCCTGGGTCGCGCGCGGTCTCATCCTGGCCGGTGCGGTCGCCGGCGCCGTCGGCGCGGTGTGGCTGGCCCGGTTCCAGGGCGCAACCCGCTTGTCCACGCTCGCCTCCCTCACCCTCGTCCTCTGGAACCCCTTCGTGGTGGAACGCCTTCTGCAGGGCCACTGGTCGCTGGTCATCGCCGGGTGGCTGCTCCCCCTCATCGCCGTCGCCGGAATGTCAGGGCGCCCCGGGGTGGCGTGGGTGGCCATGTGGGCGGCGTCGCTGACCCCCACCGGCGCCCTGTTCGCACTGTTCACAGGCGTGGCCACCGCCCGCGCCCACCGGGGGCGGACTCTGCTGCTCGGCGTCCTGTGCTGCCTGCCGTGGCTGGTCCCCGGCCTGATCCACAGCGGGGGTGCGGTCGCGGAATCCGCCGCGGCCTTCGCCCCGCGTGCAGAGGGGTACGTCGGGGCACCCGGCGCCCTCGTGGGACTCGGGGGGATCTGGAACGCCGACGCAGTGCCCCCCTCCCGGGAGATCGGTTTCGCCCTGGCCGGGGTGCTCCTGTTCGCCCTGCTGCTCACCGCCGCCCGCCGCGTGCCTGCGCCCCTGTTGTGGCTGGCCGGTGTCGGCCTGGGGGGCGCCGTGTTCGCGTGGCTGGCACCCGGGGTGCTGGGATGGTTGATCGCCACCGTCCCCGGCGCCGGCCTGGTCCGCGACGCCAGCAAACTCACCGTCCTGGCACTGCCGGCCTACGTGGCTGCGGCGGCGTCGACACGCACCTGGGCGGCCGGCCTCGTACTTGTCCTGGCGCTGCTCCAGGTGCCCGACGCGCCGCGGGCTCTCGCCCCGTTGAGTCCGCAGCCGGTGGCCGTCGACCGGTCGCTCGTGGACCTGGTGGACGGTCGCGACGTGCTGCTCGTCGACGAACCGACGCTCGTCCGGCGTGCCGACGGCATCGTGATGATCAACCCCCTGGCCAAGGCGCTGCCCACCGTCGAATCCGGCGCGCTCAGCGTCGACGGAGTGCTTGTCGACGCCCCCTCGCCCCGCTGGCGGTCCGCCATCGCCGCGTGGGAGGCCCGCGACATGGCCGCGCTGGAGGATCTGGGGGTGGGTGTGGTCGTCTCCGAGGGTCAGGTGGTGGAGACCGCCGCCGGGCCGCAGCCTCGCAGACTGGGGCTCACGTTGCTGGCGGTGTGGCTGCTCATCCCCGCCGGGGTGTGGCTTGCGCGATGGCGGTGAGCAGCTCCTCGAACCGCCCTCCGGTCTGCGCCCAGGAGAAACCCTCCGCACGCTTCCTGGCCGCCTCACCGAGACGGTGGGTGAATTCGGCGTCGGCAAGCAGTCGGGCCGTCAGCTCCGTGAGCTCCGCCGGGGAATCGGCGAGCAGGCCGGTCTCGCGGTCGAGGACGGAGTTCCGCAGGCCACCGGCGGTGCGGTAACCGATGGTGGGCACGCCGTGCTGAGCGGCCTCCATGACCGCCAGGCCCCAACCCTCCTTACGGGAGGGCATGAGGTGCACCGTGGCGCGCGCCAGCAGGGCGTGCTTGTAGTCCTCGGTGACCTGGCCGTGGAAGCAGACACGATCGACCACGCCGCGGGTCTGCGCGTACTGGCGGAGCTCGTCCTCCCACCAACCGGACCCGATGACGTCCAGGACCACGTTCCCGGGCAGCTGCGCGAGCGTGTCCATCGCGTGTTCGATCTGCTTGTGCGGCACCAGGCGGGAGAGGGTGACCAGGTGGGTCGCACCGTTGCCGTCCAGGAGCGGAATACTCTCCGGCACCGGGTCGAGGCCGTTACGGATGATGGTGATGTCCTCCTCGCGCACCCCCAGCTCGATGAGGTCCGCCCGCGAGGACTCCGAAACCGTCACGTACTGCGCACCCCGGTAGACACGCGGCGCAACCTGCGACTCCAGGAACCAGCCCAGCACCGCGAGTGCGCGGCCCGCCACCGGCCACTGCTCCTTGTGCCGGTGGTGAGTGAGCAGCACCGTCGGCCGGCCCGCCACCAGCCGCGCGAAGAAGGGGATGCCGTTCTGGGTGTCCACCACCACGTCGATGTCCCCCAGCGTGCCGATGCCCACCCTGCCCAGCAGAATCCCCACCCACGCCCTCGGGTAGACCGTGAACTTGCCGCCGCTGCGAGAGAAGCGCACACCGTTGCGATGAGAACGTCGGGGTGCATCCGTGTGCCCGGCCGTCCGGTACACCACCTCGTGACCACGGCCGGCGAGGTACTCGCCCACACGTTCCAGGTAGCGTTCCGAGCCGCCACCCTGCGGGTGGGTCGAATCGCGCCAGCACAGGAGAAGGATCTTCATGGTCCGCACAAGCCTACCTGTGCCACGATGTATTCCGTGATGCCCCGAACCCGACGCCTGGCCACCCTGCGCCGCTCCTTCTCCCTGCTCCGGGCCCTCCGGCACGAACAGACCCGGCCGGAGTTCTTCTACCGGCCGCTCGCCGAGGACACGGCATCGCTCATCAGCGCCCTCCGCTCCGACCTGGTGGACCGGCCCCTCACAGGAGCATCGGTGCTCGACGTCGGCGGCGGCCCCGGTTACTTCGCCGACGCCTTCGCCGAGAAGGACGCCTGGTACGTCCCGGTCGAACCCGACGTGGGCGAGATGGCCGCCGCCGGCATCACCGTGCCCGGCTCCGTGCGTGGCGACGGCCGGTCACTCCCCTTCCGCGCCGACACCTTCGACGTGGTGTACTCATCCAACGTCGCCGAGCACGTCCCGGACCCCTGGGCCATGGGGGAGGAGATGCTGCGCGTCACCCGCCCCGGTGGGCTGACGATCCTCAGCTACACCGTCTGGCTCGGCCCCTTCGGTGGCCACGAGACCGGCGTCTGGGAGCACTACGTCGGCGGTGACTTCGCGCGGCGTCGATACGAATCGCGCCACGGTCACCCCCCGAAGAACGTCTTCGGCGAGTCGCTCTTCAACGTCTCCTGCGCCGAAGGGCTGCGCTGGGCCCGGCAGGTCGAGGGCGCCACCCTGGTCGCGGCCTTCCCCCGGTACCATCCCGCCTGGGCGTGGTGGATGGTCCGCGTCCCGCTGCTCCGCGAGTTCCTGGTGTCCAACCTGGTGCTGGTCCTGCGTCGCCG
This sequence is a window from Corynebacterium comes. Protein-coding genes within it:
- a CDS encoding class I SAM-dependent methyltransferase, whose translation is MPRTRRLATLRRSFSLLRALRHEQTRPEFFYRPLAEDTASLISALRSDLVDRPLTGASVLDVGGGPGYFADAFAEKDAWYVPVEPDVGEMAAAGITVPGSVRGDGRSLPFRADTFDVVYSSNVAEHVPDPWAMGEEMLRVTRPGGLTILSYTVWLGPFGGHETGVWEHYVGGDFARRRYESRHGHPPKNVFGESLFNVSCAEGLRWARQVEGATLVAAFPRYHPAWAWWMVRVPLLREFLVSNLVLVLRRR
- a CDS encoding glycosyltransferase family 4 protein, yielding MKILLLCWRDSTHPQGGGSERYLERVGEYLAGRGHEVVYRTAGHTDAPRRSHRNGVRFSRSGGKFTVYPRAWVGILLGRVGIGTLGDIDVVVDTQNGIPFFARLVAGRPTVLLTHHRHKEQWPVAGRALAVLGWFLESQVAPRVYRGAQYVTVSESSRADLIELGVREEDITIIRNGLDPVPESIPLLDGNGATHLVTLSRLVPHKQIEHAMDTLAQLPGNVVLDVIGSGWWEDELRQYAQTRGVVDRVCFHGQVTEDYKHALLARATVHLMPSRKEGWGLAVMEAAQHGVPTIGYRTAGGLRNSVLDRETGLLADSPAELTELTARLLADAEFTHRLGEAARKRAEGFSWAQTGGRFEELLTAIAQATPRRG
- a CDS encoding DUF3068 domain-containing protein, with product MSESVFRRPPIRLLLIAAVVFLLGSLLPPLVITQLKPLPLDLQESFTTRPADTVMLAPSAVDSGAVPDQNRERPECRDGSFPDVPYSCLVMETTTHRDLRVHTGESEEPGDINVEATTRLLAGESVVLELRDSLRLDRSSTYPVADPVSRVETSVPGLADGTSTGPFVREGLQYFFPFPPEPRSYPRYDMIAEQPLLLDYVGEVDRNGLETFEFHHTFTAFPLSDPDDNRPRPEAPEAGVLDSLRAWGTGSPWYAIDRTVWVEPKSGTIVDTAERIHVYFAVDRAQAEERAFDPSPEFTLLHTSSTWDDETLARQHDKAAEVVSTLRVLQIFAVVLKAIALVAVIWAVVLLLRERRGQAS